TGAATAATATTCAACTGCATAAGGGTAAAGTTGGGCATAAGGGTAAAGGTGGTATAGGCAATTGTAAGAGAAAGATGGTGGTAATATTAGGACTGCAATTTGGGGGGTAATAGTATGAACAATTTTTCAGGTCTGTCTGGATTAGGGAAATGTTCTAAAGAATGGGTAGATGAATAATTATTCAACTGCATAAGGATAAAGTTGGGCATAAGGGTAAAGGTGGCATAGGCAATTGTAAGAATTATAAGACCATTACTTAACTTAGTATACCCAGGTTGGTGTATGGTAGGCTTTCGACTGAAAAAGTACGAGagatgacagaaggactgatgGGAAAAGAACTGTGTGGGTTTTAAGTGCCATGCATGAAAGTCAGGGGAGAAAAAGCGTTATCTGGCACACGCAGACCTAGAAAAAttggataaaagaataaatacagaaGCACTGTAAAGGGTGTTAAGGATACATGGTATATAAATACGTTGTTGATAGCaactaaaatattatatcagttcCAGAACGCGAGTTAGATTATACAGATGGGAAACCGGACAGGCTTTGTTTCAAACTCGGCCTAAGAAAATGGTTTTCTATGTTTCATTGGTGGTTTGATGTCTTTATGGCTGGAGTAAAGTGTAAAGTGAAAGGTCAGAGAAAGGATATAGATATTATAGGCGCTGAGGCACcagtgtttcccaaacttttttagtaCGTGACCCCTTACAGCAGTACCAAACCTGTCATGACCCCCACATTTATAAGCCTTCTAAAATCGTACTGATTTTAAATGGcacagatatattttaaaattttaaatattaatcactgcagagagaaagataaaaccTCCATTGATCTTTATCAATGTTGATTAACaatgactgatttattaacattttaatcatatataGTTAGACCCTCCATGACCCCCACAAAGGGCTCAtgacccccagtttgggaacccctgtgCTAAGCTGTGGATAAAGGAAACTGGTCAGGAATAGAAAGTGGAATGGTTGATGTATGCAAAATGTTAATTGTGGATAGTgaacagaaagagaaatgagTCTGAAAGTTGTTTGCAAGAGAGAGTAGATAAGTATGTGAGCAAGACTGTGGTCATGAGAATAAATGGAGACTAAGAGGATGGAGCAGTCAGTGTTAACAAGGATACTGGAATAATTGGAAATCGTGGTTTGTACACGCTGAATCTCTATAGACCTTGCTTATACGTATTTGGGAGAATATAACGGATGCTGGCAGGATGATGAATGACGAGGCAAGTAAGAGAACAGGTGAAACGCAGAGTGCAACAAGGTGTGTGCAAATACTgggtatagagacctggagtgtcTATGAAAGCCTGGTAGGCCTGAAAGGATTATTGAGTCAACTCCTTTATGGAGGTGAAATGTGGATGCTGAAAGCGATTGAAAGAAAAAAGGCTTACGAGCTGCCGAGATGGATGACTTGGGCAGTACAAGTCTATTGGAAGGATGAACAATATGGAGATGTGGTTAGTGTTTCTGAGATAATTCGGTCATGTGAAAAGAAGTGCAGAATTCGTAGTGTTAAGGGAAAGGAAGAATGACTGCATGATGGGAGTGGGGTGGGGAAGGAATGGCAGTGTTTTGGATTCTACGTTCTGCTGATGAGATTtccatgtatacagtatatgcatcaAGTGGCTAAtgatgagagaattttcattatagAGCTCATCTGCAATTAAACATTCAGAATATTAATGTGTCAGTGACTGATCATTGTTTCGTTTGTTCTCTGGCGTCTGTGCGTGTGAGGGGGAAATGCAGTACTGTATAATGGTTCCGGATGCTAGCCTCACCTGTGAGAGGTTCTCATTTCgagtaagagtatatatatatatatatatatatatatatatatatatatatatatatatatatatatatatatatatatatatatatatatatacatacacatatacctgtgtatatatatatgtgtatttgtttgtgtgtatgtatgtatatatataaatgtgtgtatatatatatatatatatatatatatatatatatatatatatatatatatatatgtatatatacataatatatatatatatgcacatatatacacacacacagagaagacCATTCTTGAGTAGCTTATTCAATTTTTGTCAAAGTTTAGACAAAGGACAAAACTTGTCCAGAATCAATCTCGTTCAAATGTTGGAGAGGAAAAGGAATTCGAGAAAAGTATTAAGGGATGTTAATGAACTTCTATGATTACCCCAGGATTCAGGAAACACAGAGGAGGGAAGCGAGCTCCGCATTCTAAATGGCAAACGTTTACCTTGCAAGCCTgggcattttaatactttttttatacatttattaatttattaatgtatttgttcttttttaataactgtgatctcttctttatgtatttccttttacctcctcctacttcttagtgagcactatattctttggaggctcgaatttaaagttaattgcccctatgggcttgttccacatgaacagggttcatcttttgaataataataataataataataataataataataataataataataataataattatgagctAACGACCTCGCAGTTTTACTTCCGCGACTATCAGGTAAACATTAGTTCAGTAAATCGTGATGCTGTCGAAACCCTGgcagtttttgtaagtttatttgAATTAGCACCTTCATTATATGAGGGTTTCTCAGTCACTCATTCTCGAATATTAAGTTAAACAAATATTagcttcaatctctctctctctctctccctctctttactATAGTTGTGAACGCATCCCTGCAACTGATATATCAATTAAATTTTGCCACTTTGGACGTCATACTACTTTGCTCAATGAAAAATTAACACCTTCTAAATGCATATTAGGTAACCTTTATATTATCTAAAACCAATTTAACTTGAGAATCTATGCAACATGAAGTAATCTACTCTACAGTCGCGTGCTAACAAGACTAACAATAATGGCGGGAagagttggggggtggggggagggttaGGACGACCACCAATACATACCAGACGTAGTTGATAAACACTAGAGCTCCTGTAACCATCTTCATGAGCACAGGGCttgggggtgtgggtgggggaCTCGTAACGTCACCCCCAGAAATAAATGCTTTGTACGGAAGGGTAACAATTAATGTCTCCGAGACCGGATAAAGAgaccggataaaaaaaaaataaataaaaggagtgTTTGGTTGGCACAAAGATGAGATTATGAATTTTCAGGAAAGGTTCGAGCGCCACAAAACTAACTCACGGAACGGATTAATTTTTACCTTCAAATTCTAttagattttgataattttttatgagtttaATATGGGTTACACTAAATATAAACACAACTAGCAAAACCAATGCAGTAAACGTAagttaaaatagcaaaaaaaaaaaaaataataataataataataataaaataaataaataaagaaataatacaaaaccataaatacataaatctgAGTATAATACTtggacaaataaaatgaaaccgaAATACTCACAAGAATATATATTGTCCAAAACAGTGTTTCAAATCTGACAAACAGAAAAGCGTCCattgaaattctttgtttttaacagtttgtgtgtgtgtgtgagagagagagagagagagagagagagagagagagagagagagagagagagagaaaaaaactacaTCAGATAATGCAATTGTGGTTAGTGGATCTAGAATTAGGACCAGTGAGCCCGTCATACTTCACCAGACTTCGTTGACCACgtacaaaatatgaattttcacatattttggaAGCCTTGGAAAATGTCCATACAataccattttaaatttaaatctacAGACCGGGGatccatttatttaaaagtaacaaGTAATGACACAACAGTGTCTCTGATAACAAGAATTACGCAGACTCAAGACTAGAGGAATGGTTATGTTGCAGCTCAGCATCTCCTTCGGTGGACACGTATACTTGAGTAAGCCCGAGTGTACTAGGGGCGTGATATGTGCTCAGGGATGGTGTTAACATTGTGGTAACTTAGTCGTCaggtggtgctctctctctctctgtctctctctccctccctccacccccctctctctattTACCATTAGAACCACTTCCATGTAGTTTAGGTTTCTCCTTGGATTCTCCTGAAAGCGTTAATTGATTCAGATTCTACGGTCTCGGAGGGACCTCGCCCTCCTGGAgggagcgagggagagagagaaatacttgtaAAGTTTATCGCGACTAATCAGTGTGACTCGCAAAGGTGTGATAAACTCTCAAGAAAAGCTAATAAAGGCGACCATAAACACCAATCCGGCAACTTAgcttcttccccctttcttttcaCGGTCACTGCATCGGAATTCATCCCCTCCCATCGGACATGGCCACGCCCACTTCCATCTCGTAGCTCTTCTCCGGCGCCTCCTGATTGCTCGGCATCCCTCGGCACCGCCCCCAACACCAATCCCGTTCGGCAGCGGAGAGCAGGCTCCGCCCCCCCAGCGTGTGCGATCAGCGAACGGGCCCATTGATTGGATAGTTATGATAGCCAAGGCATGTGTGTGGCGCAGATTGTGTGCATCTAAACGGTGGCGCTGAACTCAAACTTTGGCGATAggaatgaaaatgtgtgtgtacCCGCTACCGTGTGCCAGTTGGTAGACAAGTGTGATAAAGCCATTAAGATAATAGGTACGCGGGCAGTGAGCTCCCGACGGTCGTATGGGAAGGGTCGCATCGCTCTCGCGCTTAAAAACGCTCGATTTGCTACATGCCCGCAGACTTTAATCATCTTCTTGGTGAACTGAGAAACTGATTACGAACTGCAAAGGACTGAAATATCACCTCAATAAAATCACGTATATTACAGGTGTGTTGTgatcaataaaattacataataaaatctTAACCATAAGCATTAGTTAAGACCGCCTACTGATTCAAATGTTTTAGTGAAGGGGATCCTCACGACTTCTTTCCCCAATGGCCAACGATGATTTCGGAGGGCCACTGGGAGGTCCGACGGCGGGTCTCGAAAGCCTGACCCATGCTAGTTTTTATCGCGATCCCCGGGTGTATGACCCCGCCCGCAGTATCTACGACTCCCGGAGCGCCCTCGAGCGGGCGTCCTTCGAGCACTCGGAGGCGGGGAAGTTTCTCGCCGATAAACTCTTCTTTGACAAACCCGAGAGGCAGGTCGAACGGCAGGTCGAAAGGCATCTCTCCGAGCGCTGCGTCGAGAGATCGACGAACGATCGACACATGGCCGATCGACCTTACCCTGAACGACCGTACTTCGACCGCATGTTTCTGGAGAGGCTGGGACTTGACAGGCAAGTTACCGATAGGGGAGCGGGAGGGGGAGGAGACCGCATGCCGACGGAGCGGCCGTTGGGAGGAAGAATGCAAGACGGAAGAGAAGGGTCGTCGACCCTCGACCGCTCGGTACTTCTCGAGGAGTCACTGAAGGAGCGAACGGCGCTGGAGAGACACGTGCAGGAGCGAGCCCAAGTGGCAAGGGCGCTGTTCGACAGACACGttcagcaacaacagcagcagcagaaactcCACTCATCACCTTTCTCCCCCTTCCTTACTATCACACCGCGTGGTCCCCCATCTCCGATCCCAGACGCCCCTGACACGTCCCCCTACCAAGACCCATCGAATAGGATAAGCGAGAACGCAGATTCTCTGTCGAGGGACCAAGATATGATCGTCGACGAAGAACAGGACAGAGAACTCGACGGAGAACAGCATGATCATTCGGAACACATCCGCAGCGAAGGACTGGACGCAGGGATTGGGTTAGAATCTTCCCTGGACGAAAAGGATCTCCACCTGACCTCCGGTGACGACATATCCCACATGCCAGAGAGTAGCACCACGCCCccacctccctcctctccccagGGAGACAGTAAGACCTCGGAAGGAGGGGACGATAAGGGCGATAAACAGGGAGGTCTCGTGAAGCCCCCCTACTCCTACATCGCTCTCATCACCATGGCCATCCTGCAGGCGCCCAAAAAGAGGGTCACGCTCAGCGAAATCTGTGAGTTCATTATTGGTCGATTCCCTTATTATAAGGCAAAGTTCCCCGCATGGCAGAACTCTATCCGACACAACCTCTCCTTGAACGACTGCTTCGTCAAGGTTCCTCGCGAGCCAGGGAACCCCGGTAAAGGGAACTACTGGACACTCGACCCTGGAGCCATCGACATGTTCGACAACGGGTCCTTcctcaggaggaggaagaggtacaAACGCCAGCCCGCCCCCGATTTCTTCAACGACCCGCACGTCTTCTCCCTTTTCACTTCAGGAATGCTGGATCCCTTTCAACAACAGCAGCTGCAGCAGGCGGCGGCCCTGCTTGGAGCACCCCATCCACATCTGCTACACCGACCCCCTCTGCCGCATACCCTTCTGCCACCGCCATCGTACTTGCCGCAACTAGGGGGTCTGCCCTTGGGCTTCCCGCAGCTGGAATTGCCCCGACAGGTGCGGCCACTTTTGCCCTTGCAGGCGTCCCCGGCTCCCCTTCTCCACCCGACGCCCGTAAAGCCTCTGGCGTTACCCGCTGGATTAGCACCGCCGTCAGTGCAAGGGGCAATAAAGACATCGTGCATGGGGCCCTCCCCTCAGCCCCCTCCGTCACCCCCATCTCCTCCACCCAGCATGACACAAGGGGCGACTCCTCGAACCCACAAGCCGTTCTCTATAGACGCCCTCATCGGCACCCATGACACTACCGGAGGGggaggcgggggaggaggaggaggagtagggaaAGTGGGAAAGTCTCTGATCCAGTCAGTCCTCTGGGCAGTATCCGCAGGGATGACTACCCTGCCCTCGTCTCCCCTTCATCCTTTCCCAAGAGGGCTGTCGTCCCCTTGTCACGTCCCGGTGGCTTTACAGTCGTCAGCGGCGCCTCCTTCGCCGGTACCGGCCTACACCACAGTCATGGCAGGCTCAGACCACAGACCATTCCTCCACGCAGCGCTGCTGCACTCGATGGCCCAATAAACCACCACGTAGAAGTAAACACCCTTTTCCCCGTTTCATAATTAAGGACCACGAAGAGAAAACAATCGCCCTTTGTCAGCATTTGTATTCAGTCACGATCACGATAGGGTTCTTTTTCCATTCATATAAATAAACctgttgtaagaaaaaaaaaaataatgtatatttggtGGGATGAGACATTATGGATCGTGGTAGTACATTAAGAAGTTGGTCAACAACTAACCAATTGCGACACTTGTAGTCAatacatttgtttgtgtgtactaatgtttaaaaaaaaaaattagtggaaACAAAAGGCAGAAAGTTCTTCTCCCACTATATGAGGTCATGTACAGTTGTTCCCTAGCGAAACTCATCCATAACTTATTCATGggtaatattaattcatttcatgAGAACATTCCTTATCACTCATCTACATATCCACATTcatcaatgatttattttttctatcattcatattcatatcctttaatatcccaGTCTCATTTTGTCATCTATTTCGCTTTATcctgagaaaataataattttttttttattgaacagcGATATAGAATAAGGAATCATACACCTATCCGGTGTCATGTGttgtaatattaattatatttattgatagGCTGAATGTAATACATTTTAATCAAGTTTCAATGAAGAAACTTTCAGCACCAAAGTTGAGGAAACTTtcaaatcaaaatacataaatatttacatgcatacacatatataaataacacgcacgaacacatatataaataaattcaagtaaATCCAAGATTTTACGTATAACAGATTCTGAATACGTTGGTATATTATAAAATCGCAGTTCCATATCCGATGCACACCAACAGTATGAGTTCCGTAGGAATAAACATTGATTTGCAAAAGGCCATCATGTGCCGGCTAACCTGGCGTCAATGTTTACAATCTTTATAGATAAGACATGTTTAAAATTTGCGtgtgaaaatatcacatttaataATCGAACAGTATTTCGTCATTATCATGAATTTAAGATATAATTATGGTACAGTTTTCATTTTGCAGAGTTTTCTTGGGGAAACCCGATAACTGGTTCCTTACCGATTTGTTTTCCTAAAAACGACACAATGAATCGCTTGAAACCATGTCCAGCAGTGATATTAGTGTCAACAGCAAAACGCTGCCAATATCTTACGaaataagttatttaaaaatttacttcttaCACAACTGATATTTATGGGCGCTGTACGACCTCCCAAAAATTCCGAAAAAATagtctcatttttttaaataaattttttggaaatttcgAAACGTCTTTTAAAACTGAACTTAATTTCCCGGTTGACAAGGATCACATCGGAATATTTTCTCTCTACAAAAGCGTAAAGGATTTTTTAGCGAATAAGGAATATGCAGTCAAATATAAGCCATTTTTTATCATCTCTGAAATCTTAGTAGttactgaataatgaatgaaaattaaaaggccTGGTAGCTTATCCTAAAAGAGGTCAACTTATCAAATTAtcataactatatttatatatatattactaacgggaactcattaaaactggatggtatctagcggagatatttattcaggaaaagttacaagctttctaggactaactgtcctcattgtCAATGAGGACTAacagtcctagaaagcttgtaacttttcataaataaatatctccgctagataacaGCCAGTTTTAACGacgtcctgttagtaattgtattaatgcacagaacaactgtgtaaatgataaagttaatatatatattatatatatataatgctatatatatataattaatgctgtatatgtattatatatatatagaattaattttCAAGGTAGACTATAAATTTAAACTAGCATTCTCGGTAGTCCCTCTTCAAATAGTAAGTACTGATCGTAACATacttaatgaaatttttcaagatttatttctgCACGGTATTTTCCACCCTGTGTGACTTAGGAAGCCGAATAACAATCCACGTTGACTAACAgcgaattaattaaaaaaaaatttttagaccCTATTTCAAAACACGTTTTCCTACGTTTAATtagaaatgtatatgtgtgtatatatatatacactatatatatctcCTTTTGGGTTCCGACTTCCAAAAAATCAGTTCGTCGTTACTTCCTTACATTTGAGAATACTTGAGCGACGCGTTATAGAATACTTAAGGCATGCTATGcaacaatgcacacacacatacatacatatgtgtatatatatatctacagtatatatatatatatatatatatatatatatgtgtgtgtgtgtgtgtgtgtgtgtgtgtgtgtgtgtgtgtgtgtgtgtgtgtgtgcatgcgcgtaAGCATGCAAAAGTCATCAGTGGCTTTCCGTCGCGCGGATATTAAAAAACGCAAGCGACTGCACAAAAGaattttaccactttttttttttttagccagtcGTTTCACGGTGTTTTTCCTGCAAACTCACTTAAACGTCCGGCCTTTAAGCTAAAATATTATTGTGCTCGGCGGTAAGCGCGGTAAAAACATGTTTTGCAAAATACCCCCTTTGGAAATGTTTTGCCGTCAGCACGAACTTTCTCCGTGATATTTTGTTTACTCAGATATATTACATTCTTGTGATATTCATGGTTAATGTTATGTCGGGCCTTCATTTTATTTACACCGTccattttattcatctgtttatttatttttatgaaggggGGTCGGTGAATGGAACAGCGGAGGGAGGGTGGCGGATGCGACCCTTTAttcattcgtttttcatttttgaggAAGGTTGGGTGGTCGATGGAACAGGACCGTTCGTCTGGAGAGGGAGATGTTTGGCGAGAATGTTCTCATAAACAGTTCTCATCTTCAAAATCACATAAATATTTCAAGAGAACTTTATCAGGATAACAATGCTtcaacgttttagttttctgaaaagaaaactattcagatggctttgtctgtccgtccgcatgtttttctgtccgccctcagatcttaaaaactactgaggctagagggctgcaaattggtatgttgatcattcactctccagtcatcaaacacaccaaattgcagctctctagtctcagtattttttaattttattttatttaaggttaaagttagccataatcgtgcgtctggcaactatataggtcAGGCCaacactgggccgtggttaaagtttcatgggccgcggctcacacagcattataccgagaccaccgaaagatagatctattttcggtggccttgattatatgttgtgcagaaaacttgattgctccgaaGTTAATGTAGACACCGTGTGAGCAAGAATTACCATACAATTCCCGATTACGAATAAGAGCAAGTGAGAGGAAGCAGATAAAGCAATACCTTCCCATGGAGCTTTCACACTCAACATTCCATAGCCAGTGGATCCTTCAACATGCCCTAACCTTCCCTAGTCTTTTCTCGTGGAACCCTCAACATTCTTTCAACCTTGAACCTCCAACACCCTTCTCTCTCGACCCCCCAACgttctcttctcttcattttaaaCCCCCGACATTTTCGGTCTATGTCAGCCTCTTGCATTTCTTCTCGAAGCTCCAACATTCTGTCCCTATCTAATCTCCAACATTCTCTCATTATAAGCCTCCAACACTCTCACCCCATACAACCACCAACATTCTTGCGCTCTCAAACTTCCGTTGTACTCTTCAGCTGGACTCTCCCCATCCCCCGCCCCTCCAACCTCCAACATCCCCTACCCCTCCAACCTATATTATCATcccagcccctcccctcccctcccccttccatcctccaaccacccctcacccctccccccccctacaCCCACCACCCAATGCTTTTGGAAGCAATTACTTTAATTGCTTTTATGAAATGTTAGTGATAAACCGAGATTTATGATTAACCGTCTGCCCATTTTCgtgttttcaagaataaaaacatgGTTAGCCATGGAGCATTATTGGGGGAAATGACGGACTACTATATAATGTCAATATTTTCGGTTTTCTCTCCCAATTACCCTCGGTTAAAATAAGGGAAGTTAATTGCGTGAAAATGTGCTTGCAGATATCATGCAATTCATTTTAAAGTCAGATAACACTTGACTACTGTTATAGGAATAATTTCCGAGTTATAATACCATTTGCGTTCCTAAGACACTGAATCACCACAAAATTCGAAGATCTTGctactgtaaaattttaaaatattctattcTAACGCCGTATCAATTGCTCTTACCGTTATCAGAagcagatgaattttgaaaaatctcACCGAAATTTGAAGTGTGATAATGATACAGTTTACTTCAAATCGATTCATGGTCTGTTAATTTGtccttttatgtcatttttcacAACTCGGCATTCTAATTCCGTTTCTGGTAAGACTGTGCTGCAACAGCGGGATAAAATAAGACAGCAgtttatcaaagagagagagagagagaatacagcaTCGTGAAAGAGAAAAGGATGGTGTagacaccacctctctctctctctctctctctcaggtaatttCACTATTGCGGTCTCTCATAAATATACTTCATCATCCattgacacacaaaaaaaaaaaattatttcggcAACGAGTAAAGGATGAACTTGCATTAAATATTTGCTGTCTGGTGTAAGATGCAATCGGTTACAGTTAAGGATCGGGAGCTCAAAAAGCAATGAAAGTACATCGCTGGTTCCACGGCGACTGAAGTAATCCGTATTTGCAAGCGAACAGATGCAAGACCAATAATGCGTTCTTCATTTAAATCCGTGACGAATGTTATAGTTTTAAATTTCCGTGCGGGATGGAACACCTTGTACTTGACAATGCGGACTTACACATTCATGTTGAAAGAGTTGATCTATTTCTGTAACGACACGGAGCTCAAATACCGTCTTCCGATATAGATTCGAACCACCGACTACTTTCTCAGCTTAGTAGGCAAATCGATAAACTGAGCTTAaatctatatatgatataaagaAGTGAATGACGTAACTGGTTAACATTTCCACTTAATCGATTAATGCTGTACTTCGGTAAAACACTAACGGACGAAAGATTAGATCGCCGTAGCT
This genomic interval from Macrobrachium rosenbergii isolate ZJJX-2024 chromosome 56, ASM4041242v1, whole genome shotgun sequence contains the following:
- the LOC136836038 gene encoding forkhead box protein D1-like produces the protein MANDDFGGPLGGPTAGLESLTHASFYRDPRVYDPARSIYDSRSALERASFEHSEAGKFLADKLFFDKPERQVERQVERHLSERCVERSTNDRHMADRPYPERPYFDRMFLERLGLDRQVTDRGAGGGGDRMPTERPLGGRMQDGREGSSTLDRSVLLEESLKERTALERHVQERAQVARALFDRHVQQQQQQQKLHSSPFSPFLTITPRGPPSPIPDAPDTSPYQDPSNRISENADSLSRDQDMIVDEEQDRELDGEQHDHSEHIRSEGLDAGIGLESSLDEKDLHLTSGDDISHMPESSTTPPPPSSPQGDSKTSEGGDDKGDKQGGLVKPPYSYIALITMAILQAPKKRVTLSEICEFIIGRFPYYKAKFPAWQNSIRHNLSLNDCFVKVPREPGNPGKGNYWTLDPGAIDMFDNGSFLRRRKRYKRQPAPDFFNDPHVFSLFTSGMLDPFQQQQLQQAAALLGAPHPHLLHRPPLPHTLLPPPSYLPQLGGLPLGFPQLELPRQVRPLLPLQASPAPLLHPTPVKPLALPAGLAPPSVQGAIKTSCMGPSPQPPPSPPSPPPSMTQGATPRTHKPFSIDALIGTHDTTGGGGGGGGGGVGKVGKSLIQSVLWAVSAGMTTLPSSPLHPFPRGLSSPCHVPVALQSSAAPPSPVPAYTTVMAGSDHRPFLHAALLHSMAQ